The Paramormyrops kingsleyae isolate MSU_618 chromosome 23, PKINGS_0.4, whole genome shotgun sequence sequence TCCGCTTCAGCTGGACGGAGACCCTGACTGTCGCGGAGAGGAAAAAAGGCTGGAAGATCTACTGTCACCGTGCTCAAGGAGGGTGAGGCCGCCTTATCGCTGTCATTTTTTAGATGTTTTATTACTATGTATAGTAATTATGTCTACTTAAAACTACAAAAAACTACCCCGTAGAACTACATTACGTGCAACGTGATATGAAAAAACAGAAGTGAATTTGGTCTGCTAACAGCCGTGATATATGACTTTATAAACAGATGTGTTCTTGTGTTTTACTCAACTGATTTACAATGACCCTTTCAGGACCTGTGATAATTGTTTTAATTTGAAATTATATGAATAATTTAAATAGTGTAATATGAGGAATGAACACTTGGTGAGTATTTTCCATGCTGAGTGACTGGTCCAGAATGATCGCTCATACATTTAGCAGTATGAGGACCTGCAGGCCCCGGCCACAGACACCGGAGGTGTGGATGATAAAGTATCTTCACGGCTCCCATTTCAGGTTCAGGTGCAGCAAGTGTTTCCAATGTTGGGCGTCAGACGAAGCTGAAGTCCTCTTCCGCTACCGCCTGCAGAGCTTGGCATGCCGGGGAACCATCATCATGAAACCCAATTGCCAGACCTGCTCCCATTGCCGCGGGGATTCTAATTGGCCGGGGTTCTCCCTGGAGGAAGTACAGAAAGCCCTGCACCACCTCTTCAATGTGATCAAGAACAACTGCTATGGCTCTGTACAA is a genomic window containing:
- the LOC111839746 gene encoding receptor-transporting protein 4-like, with protein sequence MATDWTPALWSDTFAELEEDELEHGDSWTLNFRFSWTETLTVAERKKGWKIYCHRAQGGFRCSKCFQCWASDEAEVLFRYRLQSLACRGTIIMKPNCQTCSHCRGDSNWPGFSLEEVQKALHHLFNVIKNNCYGSVQ